DNA from Thermostichus vulcanus str. 'Rupite':
CAGCCCTCAAAACTGGTGAACAACCTGAAAACTGTTTCCAGTCGCTTGATTCGCAAAGAGTTTGCTGAGCACCTAGTCAAGGTTTACCGTGGCAAGCCCGTCTTCTGGAACCGTTCATACTGCATCATTTCTTGTGGCGGCGCACCTCTTGCTGTGCTCACCCAGTACATTCAGCAGCAGGCCAAGATTGAGTGATTGCTGGGCGCATTGTCCTCCGGACGACCCGGAGGGTCAACGCCTCACCACCACCCAACCGCAAGCGGTATAGGCGGAGCACTGCGATGTTCTTGGGTAGGGGGGGCTGTTGGTGTTTCACCCGAGCAAAGGCATGGCGGGTTAGGAAAGAAGATAGACAAGTCCCATCAGCGGGATCCCGGCGAAGAATGGACTTTTACCCACCCGCCTGCACACGGGCACTGGTTTGAGGGGCCCCATCCTGCACAATCCAGGTGCGGACGATCTCCACTTCCTCCGGGGTCCAGAGACCAAGGCGGGACAAAGGCAGTCCACGGGCCTGGATATAGGCAATCTCTGGGGATCCGCCACGCGGTTGGGGACGGTTGGGGTTGTTCGCATTCAGGATAGTGGCATGACGGCCCGTCCAACGGGGGTTAAGCAATTCACTGTTGGGATCTCCTGGCGTTACATAGGCCAAAGTTGCCTCGTAGCTATCCAACAGTTGCGTGCGTTGACGGCCCCCCGGCTGATGACAGCCCACACAACTGGCTTCCAAAAGCGGCTTGACATCCTTTTCATAGGTGAATTCCGGCTCAGTCCGAAAAGGTAGCCGTATCGCCTGCTCTAGTGGCAATCCTTCCTGAGGAGAAACCGTGAGAGTGTAATCGGTACTAAAACTCAAGGGATCCCGAGATTTCAGCAATAGCTCATTCCCTTGCACATCAAAAATAACCGCTGCCGGGGGATCCAGATCCGTAACCAAACGCCGCAG
Protein-coding regions in this window:
- a CDS encoding Ig-like domain-containing protein, translating into MFFAVRVIQSHPPVWSQSNAPLQWVSSQPTPEQRDVYVDGVIRLQFNQPLDPNLRRLVTDLDPPAAVIFDVQGNELLLKSRDPLSFSTDYTLTVSPQEGLPLEQAIRLPFRTEPEFTYEKDVKPLLEASCVGCHQPGGRQRTQLLDSYEATLAYVTPGDPNSELLNPRWTGRHATILNANNPNRPQPRGGSPEIAYIQARGLPLSRLGLWTPEEVEIVRTWIVQDGAPQTSARVQAGG